In one Candidatus Binataceae bacterium genomic region, the following are encoded:
- the ilvA gene encoding threonine ammonia-lyase: MTAPGTGQDPEKEPEIAAKSAGAAEFNFAAIERARERLRGILTPTPLARSATFDRLLDAKVYLKPENLQKTGSFKIRGAYNRIVTLDPQDTARGLITASAGNHGQAIAYAATRAGARATIVMPQSAAIAKIDATRGYGQQVMLAGADYQAAREAAAALRASTGATFIDAYDDAEVIAGQGTIGLEIADEVTPDVVMVPVGGGGLIAGIVAALAVRAPQTEVIGVEASGSPQLSASLAAGAAASIGRQVDTIADGLATGRIGKLPFALIRERVAQVVAVDDFEIGEAVLLLLERLKLLTEGAGAAALAGALKLGRELRGKCVVIVLSGGNIDINLLDRIIGYGLVKAGRRAWLQIDLHDRPGELQKLLALIGESGANVRAVEHDRDHSDIAIGGARVVLELETRGPDHLRDVGQRLADHGYQVAAR, encoded by the coding sequence GTGACAGCCCCCGGCACCGGCCAAGACCCAGAGAAGGAACCGGAGATCGCCGCGAAATCGGCGGGCGCTGCGGAGTTTAATTTCGCCGCGATCGAACGGGCGCGGGAGCGGCTGCGGGGAATTCTCACGCCAACGCCACTGGCGCGCAGCGCGACGTTCGACCGCCTGCTCGACGCCAAGGTCTATCTCAAGCCGGAGAACCTGCAGAAAACCGGCTCGTTCAAAATCCGCGGCGCTTATAACCGGATCGTCACACTCGACCCTCAGGATACTGCGCGCGGGCTGATTACAGCGTCGGCAGGCAACCACGGTCAGGCGATCGCCTATGCGGCGACCCGCGCCGGCGCGCGCGCCACGATCGTGATGCCCCAGAGCGCGGCGATCGCGAAGATCGACGCGACCCGCGGATACGGCCAACAAGTCATGCTGGCCGGCGCCGACTATCAGGCGGCGCGCGAGGCGGCCGCAGCGCTCCGCGCGAGCACCGGTGCAACCTTTATCGATGCGTACGACGACGCCGAGGTGATCGCAGGTCAGGGCACGATCGGTCTTGAGATCGCTGACGAGGTAACTCCCGACGTCGTGATGGTGCCCGTCGGCGGCGGCGGCCTGATCGCGGGAATCGTCGCCGCGCTCGCCGTGCGCGCTCCGCAAACCGAGGTGATCGGAGTCGAGGCTTCGGGGTCGCCGCAGCTCAGCGCGAGTCTCGCTGCAGGCGCGGCCGCGTCGATCGGGCGGCAGGTCGATACCATCGCCGACGGTCTCGCGACCGGCCGGATCGGCAAACTGCCCTTCGCACTCATTCGCGAACGCGTTGCGCAGGTCGTCGCGGTCGATGATTTTGAGATCGGCGAAGCCGTGCTGCTTCTGCTCGAAAGGCTCAAGCTCCTCACCGAGGGCGCCGGCGCCGCGGCGCTGGCGGGCGCGCTCAAGCTCGGGCGCGAATTACGCGGCAAGTGCGTCGTCATCGTCCTGAGCGGCGGCAATATCGACATTAATCTGCTCGATCGCATCATCGGCTACGGCCTCGTCAAGGCGGGCCGCCGCGCATGGCTCCAGATCGATCTGCACGATCGCCCGGGCGAGCTGCAGAAGCTGCTGGCGCTGATCGGCGAGAGCGGCGCCAACGTGCGGGCTGTCGAGCACGATCGCGACCATTCTGATATCGCGATCGGCGGGGCGCGCGTCGTCCTCGAACTCGAGACGCGCGGCCCCGACCATCTCCGCGACGTCGGTCAACGGCTCGCCGATCATGGCTACCAAGTTGCGGCCAGGTGA
- a CDS encoding Crp/Fnr family transcriptional regulator: MQGLRNISWLTSRRLNRLADALVLTRVKSRGIIFDRKKSPESAYILLSGIARITCRNRKGDRTLVIMVAPGMIPGVPPAAAGIRYNFRCEAVTDCQIGAVTLALFVEIALGIASADFKHMAASYSGRWDLVQLRCANFMSCTLEERVALILLELSDNFGVTDGRGVRLTVPATHQNLAELVGASRPRVTEYLSSFERERLIVRDGRQFIVRRDRLERFLAQRHTANGDESDSGTH; encoded by the coding sequence TTGCAAGGACTTAGGAATATTTCCTGGCTCACCTCGCGCCGGCTGAACCGCCTTGCCGATGCGCTCGTGCTGACCCGGGTAAAGAGCCGCGGGATCATTTTCGATAGGAAGAAGTCGCCCGAATCTGCCTACATCTTGCTCTCGGGAATCGCACGCATCACTTGCCGCAATCGCAAGGGCGATCGCACGCTGGTCATCATGGTTGCGCCGGGCATGATCCCGGGGGTTCCGCCCGCGGCCGCCGGGATCAGATATAACTTCCGTTGCGAAGCAGTGACTGACTGTCAGATTGGCGCCGTCACTTTGGCGCTCTTCGTCGAGATCGCTCTAGGCATTGCCTCTGCGGACTTCAAACACATGGCCGCCAGTTACTCGGGACGGTGGGATTTGGTGCAGTTGCGCTGCGCGAATTTCATGAGCTGCACGCTCGAGGAGCGCGTGGCGCTGATCCTCCTGGAACTCAGCGACAATTTCGGCGTTACCGACGGCCGGGGCGTGCGCCTGACGGTGCCCGCGACGCATCAAAATCTGGCCGAACTGGTGGGCGCTTCACGGCCGCGGGTCACCGAGTATCTCAGCAGCTTTGAGCGCGAACGTCTGATCGTTCGCGACGGCCGCCAGTTCATCGTGCGACGCGACCGCCTCGAGCGTTTTCTCGCGCAGCGCCATACGGCCAACGGCGACGAGTCCGATTCCGGCACGCACTAG
- a CDS encoding endonuclease/exonuclease/phosphatase family protein yields MDSRLDEVSQRRGRAHRFAPIIVNRATPRREDSIKRDSIKVVAFNARGGARLDGIIKCLQRAPLAGAEVILLCEADWRHRRSAWREFAAELAAALKMSLAFLPQFGVKRADGEPTALKGNAILCSQPLEEVRAAPIPNRFLHPRLTRMAGGPAGVIARASFNGRPITLGVVHLNSRWDPPGREWQMREYLAQIPDGGPAIIGGDLNTTTIALHNARAVGAGMLKLLREPRRLSDPRRWETLFARLAQAEFEVDGANARDKRTFTFFRAIPRWLRPNLDWIAVRGLAPLPHSARAVAASASFLRRRVSDHDFIMCEVALVSPQFRKLSLAE; encoded by the coding sequence ATGGACAGCCGGCTTGACGAGGTCTCTCAGCGGCGAGGGCGGGCGCATCGCTTCGCCCCGATCATTGTGAATCGCGCAACGCCGCGGCGCGAAGATTCGATCAAGAGGGATTCGATCAAGGTTGTTGCCTTCAACGCGCGCGGCGGCGCCCGGCTCGACGGCATTATCAAGTGTTTGCAACGCGCTCCGCTGGCCGGCGCCGAGGTGATTCTGTTGTGCGAGGCCGACTGGCGCCATCGTCGATCGGCATGGCGGGAATTCGCGGCCGAGCTCGCTGCCGCCCTCAAGATGAGTCTCGCGTTCCTCCCGCAGTTCGGCGTGAAGAGAGCCGACGGCGAACCGACCGCCTTGAAGGGCAATGCCATTCTCTGCAGCCAGCCCCTCGAGGAGGTCCGCGCAGCGCCAATTCCCAACCGCTTTCTCCATCCGCGGCTCACGCGGATGGCTGGTGGACCGGCGGGAGTTATTGCCCGCGCGAGCTTCAACGGCCGTCCCATCACGCTGGGCGTGGTCCATCTCAACAGCCGGTGGGATCCCCCGGGCCGCGAATGGCAGATGCGTGAATATCTCGCGCAGATTCCCGATGGAGGTCCGGCAATCATCGGCGGCGACCTGAATACAACGACGATCGCGCTTCATAATGCGCGCGCCGTCGGCGCCGGCATGCTCAAGCTTTTGCGCGAGCCGCGCCGGCTATCCGATCCGCGCCGATGGGAAACGCTCTTCGCCCGCCTCGCGCAGGCTGAATTTGAGGTCGATGGCGCGAACGCGCGTGACAAGCGGACTTTCACCTTCTTTCGGGCGATCCCCCGATGGCTCCGGCCGAATCTGGACTGGATCGCGGTGCGCGGACTCGCGCCGCTGCCGCACTCCGCGCGTGCGGTCGCGGCAAGCGCGTCATTTCTCCGCCGCCGCGTCTCCGATCACGACTTTATCATGTGCGAGGTCGCGCTAGTCTCGCCGCAGTTTCGTAAGCTCTCTCTTGCGGAGTAA
- a CDS encoding thioredoxin domain-containing protein: MSSGHSSGEAAGRKPNRLIKEQSPYLRQHAHNPVDWYPWGEEALTRAREEGKPILLSIGYSACHWCHVMERESFENEAIARAMNDNFVAIKVDREERPDLDQIYMDAVQLLTGRGGWPLTVFLTPETRPFYGGTYFPPEDRQGMPGFARVLAAITNAYHNKPDDIRSNVERLAKALTAMAVPEGGGAIKPGLMIEAARALTQHYDSEHGGIGGAPKFPNTFVFAIFLRAFARSRAANYAEMIRHTLTKMARGGIYDQLGGGFHRYSVDDHWLVPHFEKMLYDNALLGRLYLDAARALDEPAFAQVARETLDYVIREMTSPEGGFYASQDADSEGEEGKFFVWTPAEFHAVLGEELATIAARYFDVTAEGNFESSNILHRTIDVSSAAKMFRMDEATMTAKLAAAREKLFAAREQRVHPGRDDKILAAWNGMMISALAQGYRALGEQRYLVAAQRAADFAMSRLWDGHALRRSCTDGVARFNAYLEDYALLTGAMIDTYEASLDPRYLAHAQTLAAVMLERFEDREAGGFFFTSDDHERLIARSKQAFDGSTPSGNSAAVMALLRLHAYTGDERYMKAADLTLCLFAPMMEKQPFAFAHMLEAVDLYENGPTEIALVGDRASPEFAGWLKALGKIHVPDLALYAIAPDATDAAMVPEALRGKRQIEGRLTAYLCRNHACSAPMTKLEELLQALRDQGKS; encoded by the coding sequence ATGAGTTCGGGGCATAGTTCGGGCGAGGCCGCTGGGCGCAAGCCCAATCGCTTAATCAAAGAGCAGAGTCCTTACCTGCGTCAGCACGCTCACAATCCGGTGGATTGGTATCCCTGGGGCGAGGAGGCGCTCACCCGCGCGCGCGAGGAGGGCAAGCCGATCCTGCTTTCGATCGGCTATTCAGCCTGCCACTGGTGTCACGTGATGGAGCGGGAGTCGTTCGAGAACGAGGCTATCGCGCGCGCGATGAACGACAACTTCGTTGCGATTAAGGTCGATCGCGAGGAGCGTCCGGACCTCGATCAGATCTACATGGACGCCGTGCAGTTGCTGACCGGCCGCGGCGGATGGCCGTTGACGGTCTTTTTGACGCCGGAGACCCGGCCGTTTTACGGCGGCACCTACTTTCCGCCGGAGGATCGCCAGGGGATGCCGGGCTTTGCACGCGTTCTCGCCGCGATCACCAACGCTTATCACAACAAACCCGACGACATCCGCAGCAATGTCGAGCGGCTCGCGAAAGCGCTCACCGCGATGGCCGTGCCGGAGGGTGGCGGCGCGATCAAGCCGGGTCTGATGATCGAGGCGGCGCGGGCGTTGACGCAGCATTACGACAGTGAACACGGCGGAATCGGCGGCGCGCCGAAATTTCCCAACACCTTCGTTTTTGCAATTTTCCTGCGCGCTTTCGCCCGCAGCCGCGCCGCCAACTATGCCGAGATGATTCGCCATACGCTGACCAAGATGGCCAGGGGCGGCATCTATGATCAGCTTGGCGGCGGCTTCCATCGCTACAGCGTCGATGATCATTGGCTCGTGCCGCACTTCGAAAAGATGCTCTACGACAACGCGCTGCTGGGGCGGCTTTATCTGGACGCCGCGCGAGCGCTTGACGAGCCGGCATTCGCGCAGGTCGCGCGCGAGACGCTCGACTATGTGATCCGCGAGATGACCAGCCCAGAGGGCGGCTTCTATGCGAGTCAAGACGCCGATAGCGAGGGTGAAGAGGGCAAATTCTTCGTCTGGACGCCGGCGGAATTTCACGCCGTGCTGGGCGAGGAGCTGGCGACGATCGCCGCGCGCTACTTCGACGTCACCGCCGAGGGCAACTTCGAGTCGAGTAACATTCTGCATCGCACGATCGATGTCTCATCAGCGGCAAAGATGTTTCGAATGGACGAAGCCACGATGACTGCGAAGCTTGCCGCGGCGCGGGAAAAACTATTTGCCGCGCGCGAGCAGCGCGTTCATCCGGGGCGCGACGACAAGATTCTCGCGGCCTGGAACGGCATGATGATCAGCGCGTTGGCGCAGGGCTATCGCGCACTCGGCGAGCAGCGCTATCTGGTGGCGGCGCAGCGTGCAGCGGACTTCGCGATGAGCCGCCTCTGGGATGGCCACGCGCTGCGACGCTCCTGCACGGACGGCGTCGCGCGCTTCAACGCCTACCTCGAAGATTATGCGCTGCTCACCGGCGCGATGATTGATACTTATGAGGCCTCGCTCGACCCGCGCTATCTCGCTCACGCGCAGACTCTGGCCGCGGTGATGCTCGAGCGTTTCGAGGATCGCGAGGCGGGCGGATTCTTCTTTACCTCGGACGATCATGAACGGCTGATCGCGCGCTCCAAGCAGGCGTTTGACGGCTCGACGCCATCGGGGAACAGCGCCGCCGTGATGGCGTTGCTGCGTTTGCACGCCTATACCGGCGACGAGCGCTACATGAAAGCCGCCGACCTGACGCTCTGCCTGTTTGCGCCGATGATGGAGAAGCAACCATTTGCCTTCGCGCACATGCTCGAAGCGGTGGACCTTTATGAGAACGGCCCCACCGAAATAGCTTTGGTCGGCGATCGCGCTTCGCCCGAATTCGCTGGCTGGCTCAAGGCGCTCGGCAAAATCCACGTCCCGGATCTCGCGCTCTACGCGATCGCGCCCGACGCGACTGACGCTGCGATGGTGCCCGAAGCGCTGCGCGGCAAGCGCCAGATCGAAGGGCGGCTCACGGCCTACCTATGCCGCAATCACGCCTGCTCGGCGCCGATGACCAAGCTCGAAGAGTTGCTGCAGGCGCTGCGCGACCAGGGAAAGTCCTAG
- a CDS encoding glycosyltransferase family 39 protein → MPARDSAWRDAAPIVIALAAILFFARLGTRALWASEFRWAEIAREMLVTHNYFWPTLNGHVYYDKPLGSYWLVIAATWLTGGMNEAAARIPCAVAGLIAVALVILLTRRLYDLRTGVFAAAVLATSFSFVFFSRHASADVETVAGELAALTLFLRYQHRPIGWWILALWIIMALTSLTKGLLGFVLPLLVIGVYSSFADGWNSFTGGMLLGSLSDRIGYALERHRWFFNWRTPIAIAVAASIYYWPFAISHEQTGSAKGLAMVYRENVVRYFAPFDHVGPIYLYTYVIFALMAPWSVYLPAALAHAHRANQEARTERDRDRFVLSFFWATFIFFTLAGSRRSYYLLPILPAAAILVARLLAEPLDRLSRTARILLKLGFAAIVIAVTVSSLAFLPPRLFMPDPYALLPNAPERGVLAVYWIGSALALCWALRRLTSARVFFATATVAWLFMFYFFVFAMPAGDAWRGEKPFAYRIRDLIGADTAALAFYRVGGPVYYLDLPHSVPTYESRRELDQSINTGATRWVVVRQRDLQILDVPAAVVAREAVFPWDSKEHRLNAMVLVRVGAPPAQESP, encoded by the coding sequence ATGCCGGCGCGAGACTCCGCGTGGCGCGATGCGGCGCCGATCGTAATCGCCTTGGCCGCGATTCTCTTCTTCGCGCGTCTGGGGACGCGCGCGCTGTGGGCGTCCGAGTTCCGCTGGGCCGAGATCGCCCGCGAGATGCTCGTCACACACAACTATTTTTGGCCGACGCTTAACGGTCACGTCTATTATGACAAGCCGCTCGGCTCCTATTGGTTGGTCATAGCCGCAACCTGGCTGACCGGCGGGATGAACGAAGCGGCCGCGCGCATTCCGTGCGCGGTTGCGGGCTTGATCGCGGTCGCACTCGTGATTCTGCTGACCCGCCGCCTCTACGACTTGCGCACCGGTGTATTCGCCGCCGCCGTTCTCGCCACGAGCTTCAGTTTCGTATTTTTTTCTCGCCACGCTTCCGCCGACGTCGAGACCGTCGCCGGCGAGCTCGCAGCACTAACGCTTTTTTTGCGCTATCAGCATCGCCCCATCGGATGGTGGATCCTCGCGCTCTGGATCATTATGGCGCTGACCTCTCTGACCAAGGGCTTGCTCGGCTTTGTCCTGCCGCTTTTGGTGATCGGCGTTTACTCATCCTTCGCCGACGGCTGGAACTCGTTCACTGGAGGAATGCTGCTCGGCTCATTGTCCGACCGCATTGGCTACGCGCTGGAGCGCCATCGATGGTTCTTCAACTGGCGTACGCCGATCGCAATTGCGGTTGCCGCCAGCATCTACTACTGGCCGTTCGCCATCTCGCACGAGCAAACCGGCTCGGCCAAAGGGCTGGCGATGGTCTATCGCGAGAACGTCGTGCGTTATTTCGCCCCGTTCGATCACGTCGGGCCAATCTACCTGTATACCTACGTAATCTTCGCGCTGATGGCGCCGTGGTCGGTGTATTTGCCCGCGGCGCTCGCGCACGCGCATCGAGCGAATCAGGAAGCCCGCACTGAGCGGGATAGAGATCGCTTCGTGCTGAGTTTTTTCTGGGCAACGTTCATTTTTTTTACCCTCGCGGGTTCGCGGCGCAGTTATTATCTGCTCCCGATATTGCCCGCCGCCGCGATACTCGTGGCGCGATTACTCGCCGAACCGCTCGACCGGTTAAGCCGGACCGCGCGGATCTTGCTCAAACTTGGTTTCGCCGCGATCGTTATCGCGGTGACTGTTTCGAGCCTTGCCTTTCTTCCACCGCGGCTCTTCATGCCGGATCCCTACGCCTTGCTGCCGAATGCACCCGAGCGCGGGGTTTTGGCGGTGTATTGGATTGGCTCCGCGCTCGCGCTCTGCTGGGCGCTGCGCCGCTTGACCTCGGCCCGGGTCTTTTTCGCCACGGCGACCGTCGCGTGGCTCTTCATGTTTTATTTTTTCGTTTTCGCGATGCCTGCGGGCGACGCCTGGCGCGGCGAGAAACCCTTCGCCTATCGGATCCGCGACCTGATTGGTGCGGACACGGCCGCGCTCGCTTTCTATCGGGTGGGCGGTCCCGTCTATTACCTCGATCTGCCGCACTCGGTGCCGACCTATGAATCGCGACGCGAACTGGATCAGTCGATCAATACAGGCGCGACGCGATGGGTCGTCGTGCGGCAACGCGATCTCCAAATACTCGACGTCCCGGCCGCCGTCGTCGCGCGTGAAGCCGTGTTTCCGTGGGACTCCAAGGAGCATCGCCTCAATGCGATGGTCCTCGTGCGGGTCGGTGCGCCGCCCGCTCAAGAGTCGCCGTGA
- a CDS encoding ABC transporter substrate-binding protein, producing MTRQLTLGLSLSLTGKYAAMGRQGERALRLFVADANEAGGVIVRGQHYDVALRCLDDASRIDRAREIYRELCFGRPCDLIFGPYSSGLTRVAAPLCEEAGRLMINHGGAADQLHAHNVRMLVSVLTPASAYMTGLIDLLATLKFWRKRLAVATAPTPFAGAISAGLERAAKTRRAWLHGVRLRMKYAGTFRPEHTPASLSRAIRRNRINAFVSAGGYDYDLAMMRVASARELKVPVLGCVAAGVERFRQDLGDDAEGIVGPSQWERDFNIVPELGPRPAEFSRRILAAGSTCDYPAAQIYAAGLITLAAVRACDSLDQVQLRAAFADLRTTTFFGDFAIDRETGRQIGHQMLLVQWHEGRKQIIDPEPQAEGGNLEFPSAWRMILGAADLFRLSRREKIPDETNPPPRSF from the coding sequence ATGACGCGCCAGCTCACCCTCGGCCTCTCGCTTTCGTTGACGGGCAAATACGCCGCGATGGGGCGTCAAGGCGAGAGGGCCCTGCGCCTGTTCGTCGCTGACGCGAACGAAGCCGGCGGCGTCATCGTCCGCGGGCAGCATTATGATGTCGCCCTGCGCTGTCTCGACGACGCCAGCCGGATTGATCGCGCGCGCGAAATCTATCGCGAACTGTGTTTCGGTCGCCCTTGCGACCTGATCTTCGGCCCCTACTCAAGCGGGCTGACGCGCGTCGCCGCGCCATTGTGCGAGGAGGCGGGTCGCCTGATGATCAATCACGGCGGCGCAGCCGATCAGCTTCACGCCCATAACGTCCGGATGCTCGTGAGCGTTCTCACCCCGGCCAGCGCGTATATGACCGGCCTGATAGATCTACTCGCCACGCTCAAGTTCTGGCGCAAGCGGCTGGCCGTCGCGACCGCCCCCACCCCTTTCGCCGGGGCGATTAGCGCCGGCCTCGAACGCGCCGCCAAGACCCGACGCGCCTGGCTGCACGGCGTCCGGCTGCGCATGAAATACGCGGGCACCTTCCGCCCTGAGCACACGCCCGCGAGCCTGTCGCGCGCAATCCGCCGCAACCGGATCAACGCTTTCGTGAGCGCCGGAGGTTATGACTACGACCTCGCGATGATGCGTGTGGCGTCCGCCCGTGAGCTCAAAGTTCCGGTGCTCGGATGTGTTGCTGCGGGCGTCGAGCGCTTCCGCCAGGACCTCGGCGACGACGCCGAAGGTATCGTTGGTCCGAGCCAATGGGAGCGCGATTTCAACATCGTGCCGGAGCTGGGGCCGCGACCGGCCGAATTTTCGCGCAGAATCCTCGCGGCGGGCAGCACTTGCGATTATCCCGCAGCGCAGATTTACGCTGCCGGGCTAATCACTCTGGCGGCGGTCCGCGCCTGCGATTCGCTTGATCAAGTTCAATTGCGCGCCGCCTTCGCCGACCTGCGAACTACAACCTTTTTCGGCGATTTCGCTATCGATCGCGAAACAGGCCGCCAAATCGGCCACCAGATGCTGCTCGTACAATGGCACGAGGGGCGCAAACAGATTATCGACCCAGAGCCGCAAGCCGAGGGCGGCAACCTCGAATTCCCGAGCGCGTGGCGGATGATCCTTGGCGCGGCGGATTTATTCAGACTTAGCCGGCGCGAGAAAATTCCTGACGAGACGAACCCGCCGCCGCGCTCCTTTTGA
- a CDS encoding MaoC/PaaZ C-terminal domain-containing protein → MPLNRACLGKAYSSAPADVTLASIQNYARACSDDNPRYFDADVPGGIVAPPLYPVVVTWLPLITALTDPELRADLLRLLHTAQEMELLAPIRPGDRIFPAARIAAIASVSGGESLTLELRASNQHDQAVSRIRFTVLIRGRRAPAAGSELHVPNDAVARGASLWEVTETIALDQTFRYAEASGDRNPIHVDDNVANMAGLPGIIVHGLCAMAFAARAVTDTLCGGDPLRLKQLAVRFARPIFPGDSLTTSIWSADEGGEHRRFSFETANAGGIVVMRDGRAEIRSP, encoded by the coding sequence ATGCCTCTGAATCGCGCCTGCCTCGGCAAAGCATATTCCAGCGCGCCGGCCGACGTGACGCTCGCTTCGATTCAAAACTACGCGCGCGCCTGCAGCGATGATAATCCGCGTTACTTCGATGCCGACGTCCCCGGCGGCATCGTCGCGCCACCGCTGTACCCGGTGGTGGTCACCTGGCTTCCGCTCATTACCGCGCTGACTGATCCCGAGCTCCGCGCCGACCTGCTCCGCCTGCTGCATACTGCGCAGGAGATGGAGTTGCTCGCGCCGATCCGTCCGGGGGATCGGATTTTTCCCGCAGCGCGCATCGCCGCGATCGCGTCGGTCAGCGGCGGTGAATCGCTGACGCTCGAGCTGCGCGCGTCGAACCAGCACGACCAAGCCGTCAGCCGCATCCGCTTCACCGTTTTGATCCGAGGTCGGCGCGCTCCGGCGGCCGGATCCGAGTTGCATGTTCCGAACGACGCAGTCGCGCGCGGCGCATCCTTATGGGAGGTCACCGAAACGATTGCTCTCGATCAGACTTTTCGCTACGCGGAAGCCTCGGGCGATCGCAATCCTATACATGTTGACGACAATGTCGCCAACATGGCGGGCCTGCCGGGCATTATCGTTCACGGCCTGTGCGCGATGGCCTTCGCGGCTCGCGCCGTGACTGACACGCTCTGCGGCGGCGACCCGCTTCGCCTGAAACAGCTCGCCGTGCGCTTTGCCCGTCCAATCTTCCCGGGCGATTCGCTCACTACTTCGATTTGGTCCGCTGACGAAGGCGGCGAACACCGGCGCTTTTCCTTCGAGACCGCCAACGCCGGCGGCATCGTCGTGATGCGCGACGGCCGCGCAGAAATCCGCTCCCCTTGA
- the nagA gene encoding N-acetylglucosamine-6-phosphate deacetylase, with product MPTSGRAVADLHQLSGHLDSSGQSRTVVFGETVTAICERHAPLDDVVLPGFIDLQVNGAYGIDVMSASIEDVLRLSYALAREGTTSWLPTVITAPLETIERCDAMIAAAMTRQREAAQSPSDARKLSGATILGMHLEGPFISPRHLGAHPPLQRLPHGEALARMLALKTLRLITLAPELDGALGAIRQFVARGVTVSLGHSDATCDEALAAVAVGARMFTHLFNAMRPLHHREPGIVGAALTPSPAAAAIIPDRVHIHPAMFALVRAARTVGQTLVASDCVALAGVQPDAELPMFGDASRRVQVREGAARFPDGALAGGVVTMLEGLRLTVNDPVFGGGLDPFGYAQMAAEGPARVLGLADRGAVALGKRADLILLDRALNLKAVFVDGHEID from the coding sequence GTGCCAACTAGCGGGCGCGCTGTCGCCGACCTGCACCAGCTCAGCGGGCATCTCGACTCCTCCGGGCAGTCTCGCACAGTCGTCTTTGGCGAAACCGTAACTGCGATATGCGAGCGGCATGCGCCGCTCGACGATGTGGTTCTGCCGGGCTTCATCGATCTGCAGGTCAACGGCGCTTACGGAATCGACGTCATGTCAGCTTCGATCGAGGACGTTCTCAGGCTCTCATACGCACTCGCGCGCGAGGGCACGACAAGCTGGCTGCCGACCGTTATCACCGCGCCGCTGGAGACGATCGAGCGCTGCGACGCTATGATCGCCGCGGCGATGACGCGTCAGCGCGAAGCTGCGCAAAGCCCGTCCGACGCTCGCAAGCTGAGCGGCGCGACGATCCTCGGGATGCATCTTGAAGGACCGTTTATTTCACCTCGCCATCTCGGCGCACATCCGCCGCTGCAGCGCCTGCCGCATGGCGAGGCGCTCGCCCGGATGCTCGCGCTCAAAACTCTCCGGCTGATAACCCTTGCGCCGGAACTTGACGGCGCGCTTGGCGCGATTCGGCAATTTGTCGCGCGGGGCGTTACCGTCTCACTGGGTCACAGCGACGCGACCTGCGATGAGGCGTTGGCGGCCGTCGCCGTCGGCGCCCGCATGTTTACGCATCTCTTCAACGCGATGCGCCCGCTGCATCATCGCGAGCCGGGTATCGTTGGTGCGGCGCTGACACCCTCGCCGGCAGCCGCCGCGATTATTCCGGACCGCGTGCATATTCATCCGGCGATGTTTGCGTTAGTGCGAGCGGCTCGGACGGTCGGGCAAACCCTCGTCGCCAGCGACTGCGTCGCGCTGGCCGGTGTGCAGCCCGACGCTGAGCTACCGATGTTTGGCGACGCTTCGCGCCGGGTACAAGTCCGAGAAGGCGCGGCGCGTTTCCCCGACGGCGCGCTGGCGGGCGGCGTCGTCACGATGCTCGAGGGGCTGCGGCTCACCGTAAACGATCCCGTTTTCGGCGGCGGTCTCGATCCCTTCGGCTATGCTCAGATGGCCGCCGAGGGTCCGGCGCGAGTCCTCGGGTTGGCCGATCGCGGCGCGGTCGCGCTGGGCAAACGCGCTGATTTGATCCTGCTCGACCGCGCGCTAAATTTGAAAGCGGTCTTTGTCGACGGTCACGAAATCGACTGA